AACTTGACCTGCTGAAAATTATTATAAACATGATCAAATATGAACAGTTGGAAAACCCGACCAAGGAAATTTTATGGTCAAAACTGAACAGCAACCAAATCGTTATAAAAGAGACGGAAAATGAAAATTTCAAAGAAGCTCTGAACGAACTGTTTTCGCATATTATTGAAAACAATATAACCGGTGCGGATATACCATTCAATGACAACACCATCAAAGCTGTGGAGGACATTTTTGAAAAAAGAGGTATTAAACCGGATAGCCTCAAACTGAATATCAACCTCAATCTGACCGCGAGTATCGGCGTGGAGTCCCTTGATTATCATACACTGAGGTCATTTACGGAAATGAATAAAAATCTGCCGAAGGACGTACTTATAGAATTATTAAAAAAAGAAGCAGGTATCAGTGAGGATTTTTTTGAAGAATTATCACAGGAACAGTTAGCCATGATGCATGTATTCATTATCCATTTAAAAACAGCTGACGAACGCATGAAAACAGCCAAACAAACAGGAAGAAACCGTGTGCTGAACGGAATGACAAATCATTAGAGGATTTCTTCCGCATCTTTTTTTCTTTTATTTCTTATTGTATATTTAAATCATGGTATATCTGCAAAGGATTTTTTTGGTAATTCTGTTGGTAATCGTGCCGGTGTTCACTGCTGAAATCACTTTTAAGGTTATTCCGGGAGATTATAATACAAGCACTTATGTATTTTCCCAAAACAATAAAAACATTGCTTCCTGGAATTTAACCGATGACGACAGCATTGCCGCGCAAACCGGAAAGGTGCCGAACGGCATAGTCAGGGCCAGAGATGAAAAAGGTAAAATATTTATGGAGTTGGCTATAAAGAACAATCAGCTGAATGGTGTCTGCAAAGAATATTATAATACGGGTGACATACATTTCCTTAGAAAATACAAAAATAACAGGTTAAACGGAATAACCAGAGAGTTTTATCAGGACGGCGACCTGCATTTTGCCTGGTCGTATCGTGATAACAAACTGGACGGAGATTCTCTGGAATACGATGAAGACGGCAGACTGAAAGGTAAATTCACCTATAGAAAAGGTGTCAAGGAATACATCTTTTATTACTGATCTCTGAAAATTTCTCTTTGATTAGCTGAAATTATTCCCCTTATTTAACGTTATATTATCGTGAACCGTGACGCGTGACGCGTGAAGCGTGAACCGTGAAAAGTGAATAGTGAAACGTGAAAAGTGAAAGGCGTCATACCGAGCGAAGTCGAGGAATCTTTTGTTTAAGAGTGCAGTGCAAGAGTCACCCTGAGCCTGACGAAGGGTGACATAAACATTGGTCATACTGAGCCAGTTTACCCTGAGCTTGTCGAAGGGAAGCATGACCAAACATGACCAAGAGAAAGTTAATTATGCTAAACAAAATCATATCCTTAATTGATCCCTTTCCCTGGCTGGCAGGCAAGGCTCCGACTATCGGGCTTATTTTCAGCAGTCACAGCCGGCTGAATAATATATTGCCGGTAATAGATAACATGGCCCGCGATTTCGGTATACCTCTGATACGCAATGGTTTCGGTTCTTTACTGCAGATCGTGATCGGCGGTGACGGTACCAATATCGCTACAGTCAGGCAGATGCCGGATCTGCAAGTGCCGGTTTTTGGAATAAAAGGGGGCACCTATAATGCCGCGCCCCTCATTGAAGCGGACAAGGTTTCAGCCACACTGAAAAATTTTTTGGCAAATAAATATTCGCTTGCGCAACGTAATCTTTTTTCCATAGGTTTGCCCCTGCGGACCATAGGCCATGACCGTTATGGTGATTTGATCCTGGGATACCGCAGCAGAGGGCAGGAAACAAGATTGCGGGTGATTAACGAAGTGGTGTTGAATTATATCGGAGATTCTCCGCTTAGAATTGAAATGCCGGAAGCGGGATTTAACTTCCGGGGCAACGGTTTTTTACTTTGTACGGCCCTGGGCTCCACCGCGGAAAATTTTTCTTATCAGGGACTGGAAATACCCTACGATCATTCCGGTTATGTTTTTACGCCTATAGCCCCATATCGCCGGCTGGATGCGCCCACCGAACGTGAAGCTGTGTCCGGCGTCATCGAATTGGGCTCCAAGCAATATATAGAAATATCTTATCTCCGCCAGTCCTTTTATGTGAAGCACGGTTTAAAACTGCATATAGATAATCGCAGCCCGATATTTATACCCAGGTCAATACATGGCAAAGAATTAACGCGGGTAAAAATACCTGTTTATAAAGAAGAACCCTGGCGCACAATCAGGCCAGTCAATTAATGCCGGTGTCATGTTATCAGGCAAAGAAATTAGGTGTATAAAGTTACGCAACTATTCTCAAAACAGGAAAAATATTTTATGCTGAATATGTGGGGATATCTTTTAATTTAAAGACTAAAATTTACTTCAGTTCGTTTATAGTTGTCATCGCCTTGTTTTTTTTAATGCTTTCGCTTCTGACCGGGCTCAAGCTTATACGTCGGGATATAGACCAGCTCACCCGAAAAACAACTCCATACCAGATAAAAGTATTAAACCTGGAAAGACTGCTGGGAGCGCATATAGCCAATCTGGTGGAAGTTTCCAATTTTAAAACCAAACCCGAATATGACGCCTTTATAACCAGGGTTAAAGGCTCATCACAGCAGGTTGAAAGATCAGGTGCCGAGCTGGCCGCTCTCAAAAACGGGAAGGTGCTTAATTATCAGGAGATAAAGGAAATAACCCTGAAGATCATGGATAATACGCTGAAGAAAATAATTGCCGATGAACAGGCCAGGGATTCATTACCCGTGATCAAGGGAAAAAATGAATTATCCGACAAAAGTATGTATGTGCTGGAAAAAACCATTCGCAACCTGCAGAAAAATTCTTCCGGCACCATGATCGGCAATATCGATCAGTTGATGGACGCCAATAAGCAGAATCAGGCCATGGTTTCTGTCAGGAACGGTTTGAAAGATTTGTATATCTATACCTCCAGAATTTCTCTGACTACGGATGAACATTCCTGTCTCAAATTACGTGACAGTATCAGGAATACGATTATCTCCATACTGTCTTCGCTGCAGGAATTGAACGGTAAAGAGGCTCTGGTCCAGGACCTGGGAAAAAGATTGAACAAGATCAACAGTCGGCTTACTTCGTCCAAAGGTATCATCAGCCAGCAGATCAAGCGGATCAATGATGAAAATGAAATGCTCAGAGATATTGTGGATGACGCTGCCAAAGAAGTATTGTTCGAGATCAATAACTGTATTCCCTTAATCGAAAAGGAACTGAGCAAGTCCGCTGAGTTGCTTAGCACCAGCACTTCCGGCATGACCAGCCAGGTGCATTTGTTCACCAATACCAATGCCGTACTTAATTACACTTCTTCCTTATCCTTATTGAACAAAAATATTGAGGCGCAAATTAATTATTGTTATTCCGTTATTTATCTGAAAGATATGGAAGAAATGCTGCTGCTTATCAGGGAAAATTTCAGGAGAGCTTATTCTATAGCATCGGAACTGACCGCAATACTGGTAGCGAATAAACAAACCCGGGAAGCGGCTTATTTGCGGGAATATATAAATAACCTCAAAGAAGAGGATGCCCTGTTCATGAGCAAAGAAGGTATTGCGGACAAGCTGGAGCAGTCAATTAAATACAGGCTGGACCTGGAAGAAATGATCAGGAAAATGAATGAAGTGGTTTCCAGACAGCTCAGCGCCAGCAAAGAGGAAGCCGACTCTGCCCGTAAATCGCAGGAATCGGCTATAGTTTCGTTAAATAAAACAGCGGACCTGATCATAAAATTTGTTTTAGGTATTGGGGTTTTTATGGTACTGGGCATGATCCTGATTTCGTTTTTTTTGCAGCGCTCAATTACCTTGCCCATCGTCAGAGCCATGGAGATAATGAATAAAAGTGTGCAGCAGGTTATCAGCGCGGCTTCTCAGCTGTTTGCTTCCAGCCAGGAACTGGCCAGGGTCAGTTCCGATCAGTCCGCGGCCATTGAAGAATCGACCAATGCTCTGAACGAATCCGTGTCCCTCTCCGAAAAAAATGTCAGTAATATCAGTCAGGCCTCGGAATTGACAGGGAATACCAAACAGGTTGCCGAAGAAGCTAACCGGGAAATGACGGAGTTAATGGACCATATGAATGAAATAAACGCTTCCAGCGACAAGATCTCTAAAATTTTGAAAACTATAGATGATATTGCTTTCCAAACCAATCTTCTGGCTCTGAACGCGGCTGTAGAGGCAGCCAGAGCAGGAGAAGCAGGCAAAGGCTTCGCGGTAGTGGCCGAAGAGGTCAGAAACCTGGCCCAGCGCAGCGCTCAGGCCGCCAGGGATACAGCTTCTATCATCGAGAACAGTATAGGTCTATCCCAGAAAGGGTTTGAATCCACCCAGAAGGTAGCTTTATCACTTAAAAAGATTAATGAGCAGACCGATAAGGTATCTTCCTTTACTTACGAAACTGCTGAATCCATAAAAAAACAGTCACAGGGTACTCAGGAAATAAACAGGGCTATCGGCGATATCGCCAAAGTAACCCAGAATGTATCTGCCAATGCTGTGGAAACCAGCTCCACGTCTGAAGCACTTAATAAACAGGCGCGTGAACTCAGCGAAAGTGTAGACCAGTTGAATAATCTGGTTTATGGTGGAAAATAAGTTTAATAAACGGAAATTTTATTTTTTTATCAACTATAAAGGAAGGAGGCTTTTTTTAGCAACAAAGGAAGGAGTAAAATAAATGAAAAAGATCATATTTTTGATAAGTGTTTTTTCTCTGCTGTTGACTGCTTGTTTCGCGGTGGACGGAATAACCGATGATAGCATCAGGGTAGGTATGTGTAACGCGCTTACCGGTCCGACTTCGGCTTTGGGCCAGGGTATCATGACCGGTGCTTCGGTATATTTTGATAATATTAACAATGCCGGAGGGATCAATGGCCGGAAAATTGTCCTGATCAGTAAGGATGACGGTTATGAACCGGCTAATACCGTACCCAATACCAATGAGCTGATAGATAAGGAAAATGTTTTTGTATTATTCGGGTATGTGGGCACACCCACTTCCAAGGCCGCGGTACCTATCGCCACAGTTGCCGGAGTACCCTTCATCGCTCCGTTCACCGGCGCGGAAGCCTTTAGGAACCCGGTCAATAAATATGTTTTTAATGTACGGGCCAGCTATTATGATGAAACCGAAGTAATGGTGAATTACCTGGTCAATAACGGTTACAAAAAAATAGGTTTTTTCGGGCAGAATGACAGTTATGGTGACGCGGGCAAAGCCGGCGTGATGAAAGCTTTAAAGAAACGCAAAATGCAGCTTTTCGGCGACGCGCGTTATGCCCGAAATACTGTAGAAGTAGATGATGCCCTAACGCAGCTGCGCGTAGAAAACCCGGATGCGGTAATTATGGTTGGAGCCTATAAACCCTGCGCTGCTTTCATAAAAAAAGCCAAAGCCGCCGGTATGAACTGGGCCTTTGTGAACATTTCTTTTGTGGGCACCAAGGAACTTCTTGCCGAGCTGGGTTCGGATAAAGAAAATGTAATGATAACTGAAGTTGTTCCCGTGCCATATGAGACCGATTCCATACCTCTGGTACAATCTTATCGTGCAGCCATGACCGCTGCCGGACAGCAGGACAAGATCAACTTTACCAGCTTCGAAGGTTACATCGATG
The DNA window shown above is from Candidatus Margulisiibacteriota bacterium and carries:
- a CDS encoding diguanylate cyclase, with amino-acid sequence DIFDHPTGDKVLQYLSMISKKQFRGEDIITRYGGEEFVVLLDDCDKKDGFLRMETFRKYLEEHPLEIRDLPVISDHKGELDLLKIIINMIKYEQLENPTKEILWSKLNSNQIVIKETENENFKEALNELFSHIIENNITGADIPFNDNTIKAVEDIFEKRGIKPDSLKLNINLNLTASIGVESLDYHTLRSFTEMNKNLPKDVLIELLKKEAGISEDFFEELSQEQLAMMHVFIIHLKTADERMKTAKQTGRNRVLNGMTNH
- a CDS encoding methyl-accepting chemotaxis protein codes for the protein MGISFNLKTKIYFSSFIVVIALFFLMLSLLTGLKLIRRDIDQLTRKTTPYQIKVLNLERLLGAHIANLVEVSNFKTKPEYDAFITRVKGSSQQVERSGAELAALKNGKVLNYQEIKEITLKIMDNTLKKIIADEQARDSLPVIKGKNELSDKSMYVLEKTIRNLQKNSSGTMIGNIDQLMDANKQNQAMVSVRNGLKDLYIYTSRISLTTDEHSCLKLRDSIRNTIISILSSLQELNGKEALVQDLGKRLNKINSRLTSSKGIISQQIKRINDENEMLRDIVDDAAKEVLFEINNCIPLIEKELSKSAELLSTSTSGMTSQVHLFTNTNAVLNYTSSLSLLNKNIEAQINYCYSVIYLKDMEEMLLLIRENFRRAYSIASELTAILVANKQTREAAYLREYINNLKEEDALFMSKEGIADKLEQSIKYRLDLEEMIRKMNEVVSRQLSASKEEADSARKSQESAIVSLNKTADLIIKFVLGIGVFMVLGMILISFFLQRSITLPIVRAMEIMNKSVQQVISAASQLFASSQELARVSSDQSAAIEESTNALNESVSLSEKNVSNISQASELTGNTKQVAEEANREMTELMDHMNEINASSDKISKILKTIDDIAFQTNLLALNAAVEAARAGEAGKGFAVVAEEVRNLAQRSAQAARDTASIIENSIGLSQKGFESTQKVALSLKKINEQTDKVSSFTYETAESIKKQSQGTQEINRAIGDIAKVTQNVSANAVETSSTSEALNKQARELSESVDQLNNLVYGGK
- a CDS encoding ABC transporter substrate-binding protein, whose amino-acid sequence is MKKIIFLISVFSLLLTACFAVDGITDDSIRVGMCNALTGPTSALGQGIMTGASVYFDNINNAGGINGRKIVLISKDDGYEPANTVPNTNELIDKENVFVLFGYVGTPTSKAAVPIATVAGVPFIAPFTGAEAFRNPVNKYVFNVRASYYDETEVMVNYLVNNGYKKIGFFGQNDSYGDAGKAGVMKALKKRKMQLFGDARYARNTVEVDDALTQLRVENPDAVIMVGAYKPCAAFIKKAKAAGMNWAFVNISFVGTKELLAELGSDKENVMITEVVPVPYETDSIPLVQSYRAAMTAAGQQDKINFTSFEGYIDAMVLVEGLKKAGKDMDRDSFIAAMESISDLDIGGLKIGFSPTNHQALDYVILTKVIDGKLQQIK